A stretch of Brassica napus cultivar Da-Ae chromosome C6, Da-Ae, whole genome shotgun sequence DNA encodes these proteins:
- the LOC106345603 gene encoding embryogenesis-associated protein EMB8 isoform X1 — MDDPMPSPYALLFEALWLIPIRHYLYALILIWTVFFYKFVEFHFLGEYFRGRVNLIYNPDSPIYHGVVSRCRTLHSRYVATPWLASPHLQTCFLNFHGLPPVFTYTRKLFRASDGGTIALDWLTNSHVVDGDPHNQKEISKEDTTPIAVVIPGLTSDSSSAYLKHLAYNTAKSGWNVVVSNHRGLGGVSVTSDCFYNAGWTEDVRVVLDHLQHEFPMAPLFAIGTSIGANILVKYLGEEGEKTPLRGAVAICSPWDLLVYLPKIQTKVVRQSSNHRTSRLCPIVCPHLIGLSTAYIFEFVTTLRRSGYSYNSSFNCRHEPQYTRLANWEGIKKSRSIRDFDNHATCHVGKFETVDTFYRKSSSTQYVGNVAVPLLCISALDDPLCTKEAIPWEECRANKNIVLATTNHGGHLAFFEGLTASSLWWVRATNEFLGALSCSRYMHIQKFNLVQIQESGSSGSGKQDETSINQGPYLNIAEDGLVAAANLEENTTRSKEATLVLNQRGPKVKDKRSFNVLCRQTKRSIWLLGYIGMVTGFPLVGMLMNYLFRKKQRPITASKS, encoded by the exons ATGGACGATCCGATGCCTTCTCCATACGCTCTTCTCTTTGAAGCTCTCTGGCTCATCCCAATTCGTCACTATCTCTACGCTCTCATCCTCATCTGGACCGTATTCTTCTACAAATTCGTGGAGTTCCATTTCCTTGGTGAGTATTTCAGAGGTCGAGTGAATCTCATCTACAACCCAGATTCTCCTATTTACCACGGTGTTGTCTCTCGCTGCCGGACTCTTCACAGCCG GTATGTGGCGACACCATGGCTAGCGAGTCCTCATCTTCAGACTTGTTTCCTTAATTTCCATGGATTGCCTCCCGTTTTCACCTACACAAG AAAGCTCTTTCGTGCTTCTGATGGTGGAACCATTGCTCTGGATTGGCTTACCAACTCCCATg TTGTTGATGGGGATCCTCACAATCAGAAGGAAATCAGTAAAGAAGACACAACTCCCATTGCTGTTGTTATTCCGGGACTAACTAGTGATTCTTCTTCTGCA TATCTAAAGCACCTTGCCTATAACACTGCAAAATCCGGTTGGAATGTTGTTGTTAGCAACCATAGAGGATTGGGTGGTGTTTCTGTCACT TCCGATTGCTTCTATAATGCTGGATGGACAGAGGATGTACGGGTAGTTCTTGATCATCTTCAACACGAGTTCCCTATGGCTCCTCTCTTTGCTATTGGAACTAGCATTGGCGCTAACATTCTG GTGAAATACCTTGGGGAAGAGGGTGAGAAGACTCCTCTGAGAGGCGCTGTTGCTATTTGCTCTCCATGGGACCTCTTG GTTTATCTCCCGAAAATTCAAACAAAGGTTGTACGACAGAGCTCTAACCATCGGACTTCAAGGTTATGCCCAATTGTATGTCCACACCTCATTGGTCTAAGTACTGCctatatttttgagtttgtaACTACTTTGAGAAGATCAGGTTACAGTTACAACTCTAGTTTCAATTGCAGACATGAACCTCAGTATACACGGCTTGCTAATTGGGAAGGCATAAAAAAG TCACGTTCCATCCGAGATTTTGACAATCATGCTACATGTCATGTCGGCAAATTTGAG ACTGTGGATACGTTTTACCGAAAATCTAGCAGTACCCAATACGTAGGAAATGTGGCGGTGCCGCTACTCTGTATCAGTGCTCTAGATGATCCCTTATGCACAAAGGAAGCTATCCCTTGGGAAGAATGCCG GGCAAACAAAAACATCGTCTTGGCGACAACAAATCACGGGGGACATCTAGCGTTTTTCGAAGGATTAACTGCATCTAGCTTGTG GTGGGTTCGAGCCACCAACGAGTTTCTTGGCGCCCTTAGCTGCAGTCGTTATATGCATATTCAGAAA TTCAATCTTGTGCAGATTCAAGAGAGTGGAAGCTCAGGATCGGGAAAGCAGGATGAGACTTCGATAAACCAAGGCCCGTATCTAAACATTGCAGAAGACGGGTTGGTGGCAGCAGCCAACTTGGAGGAAAACACCACACGGTCAAAAGAAGCAACACTAGTATTGAACCAGAGAGGACCAAAGGTTAAAGATAAGAGAAGCTTTAACGTGTTGTGCCGCCAGACAAAACGGTCCATATGGTTGCTTGGTTACATAGGCATGGTAACAGGTTTCCCTTTAGTTGGGATGCTCATGAACTACCTCTTTCGTAAGAAGCAACGACCCATAACTGCCTCCAAATCCTGA
- the LOC106345603 gene encoding embryogenesis-associated protein EMB8 isoform X2, with amino-acid sequence MDDPMPSPYALLFEALWLIPIRHYLYALILIWTVFFYKFVEFHFLGEYFRGRVNLIYNPDSPIYHGVVSRCRTLHSRYVATPWLASPHLQTCFLNFHGLPPVFTYTRKLFRASDGGTIALDWLTNSHVVDGDPHNQKEISKEDTTPIAVVIPGLTSDSSSAYLKHLAYNTAKSGWNVVVSNHRGLGGVSVTSDCFYNAGWTEDVRVVLDHLQHEFPMAPLFAIGTSIGANILVKYLGEEGEKTPLRGAVAICSPWDLLVYLPKIQTKVVRQSSNHRTSRLCPIVCPHLIGLSTAYIFEFVTTLRRSGYSYNSSFNCRHEPQYTRLANWEGIKKSRSIRDFDNHATCHVGKFETVDTFYRKSSSTQYVGNVAVPLLCISALDDPLCTKEAIPWEECRANKNIVLATTNHGGHLAFFEGLTASSLWWVRATNEFLGALSCSRYMHIQKIQESGSSGSGKQDETSINQGPYLNIAEDGLVAAANLEENTTRSKEATLVLNQRGPKVKDKRSFNVLCRQTKRSIWLLGYIGMVTGFPLVGMLMNYLFRKKQRPITASKS; translated from the exons ATGGACGATCCGATGCCTTCTCCATACGCTCTTCTCTTTGAAGCTCTCTGGCTCATCCCAATTCGTCACTATCTCTACGCTCTCATCCTCATCTGGACCGTATTCTTCTACAAATTCGTGGAGTTCCATTTCCTTGGTGAGTATTTCAGAGGTCGAGTGAATCTCATCTACAACCCAGATTCTCCTATTTACCACGGTGTTGTCTCTCGCTGCCGGACTCTTCACAGCCG GTATGTGGCGACACCATGGCTAGCGAGTCCTCATCTTCAGACTTGTTTCCTTAATTTCCATGGATTGCCTCCCGTTTTCACCTACACAAG AAAGCTCTTTCGTGCTTCTGATGGTGGAACCATTGCTCTGGATTGGCTTACCAACTCCCATg TTGTTGATGGGGATCCTCACAATCAGAAGGAAATCAGTAAAGAAGACACAACTCCCATTGCTGTTGTTATTCCGGGACTAACTAGTGATTCTTCTTCTGCA TATCTAAAGCACCTTGCCTATAACACTGCAAAATCCGGTTGGAATGTTGTTGTTAGCAACCATAGAGGATTGGGTGGTGTTTCTGTCACT TCCGATTGCTTCTATAATGCTGGATGGACAGAGGATGTACGGGTAGTTCTTGATCATCTTCAACACGAGTTCCCTATGGCTCCTCTCTTTGCTATTGGAACTAGCATTGGCGCTAACATTCTG GTGAAATACCTTGGGGAAGAGGGTGAGAAGACTCCTCTGAGAGGCGCTGTTGCTATTTGCTCTCCATGGGACCTCTTG GTTTATCTCCCGAAAATTCAAACAAAGGTTGTACGACAGAGCTCTAACCATCGGACTTCAAGGTTATGCCCAATTGTATGTCCACACCTCATTGGTCTAAGTACTGCctatatttttgagtttgtaACTACTTTGAGAAGATCAGGTTACAGTTACAACTCTAGTTTCAATTGCAGACATGAACCTCAGTATACACGGCTTGCTAATTGGGAAGGCATAAAAAAG TCACGTTCCATCCGAGATTTTGACAATCATGCTACATGTCATGTCGGCAAATTTGAG ACTGTGGATACGTTTTACCGAAAATCTAGCAGTACCCAATACGTAGGAAATGTGGCGGTGCCGCTACTCTGTATCAGTGCTCTAGATGATCCCTTATGCACAAAGGAAGCTATCCCTTGGGAAGAATGCCG GGCAAACAAAAACATCGTCTTGGCGACAACAAATCACGGGGGACATCTAGCGTTTTTCGAAGGATTAACTGCATCTAGCTTGTG GTGGGTTCGAGCCACCAACGAGTTTCTTGGCGCCCTTAGCTGCAGTCGTTATATGCATATTCAGAAA ATTCAAGAGAGTGGAAGCTCAGGATCGGGAAAGCAGGATGAGACTTCGATAAACCAAGGCCCGTATCTAAACATTGCAGAAGACGGGTTGGTGGCAGCAGCCAACTTGGAGGAAAACACCACACGGTCAAAAGAAGCAACACTAGTATTGAACCAGAGAGGACCAAAGGTTAAAGATAAGAGAAGCTTTAACGTGTTGTGCCGCCAGACAAAACGGTCCATATGGTTGCTTGGTTACATAGGCATGGTAACAGGTTTCCCTTTAGTTGGGATGCTCATGAACTACCTCTTTCGTAAGAAGCAACGACCCATAACTGCCTCCAAATCCTGA
- the BNAC06G08150D gene encoding protein PSK SIMULATOR 1 has translation MGGLCSRSSSVNNAPAGTFPHANGHLNNGSAGDLRHKDGGDPSPVREEDTVVDKPSSESFSFPTLNISSLGTHPQNIEDGIPRLSRDLSQKSRSTKSRQAAVAKVSEVSSLLGRAGTMGLGKAVDVLDTLGSSMTNLNLNAGFSSATTIKGNKISILSFEVANTIVKGANLMHSLSKDSITHLKEAVLPSQGVQNLISKDMDELLRIAAADKREELKIFSGEVVRFGNRCKDPQYHNLDRFFDRLGSEFTPQKQLKQEAETIMHQLMTFVHFTADLYHELHALDRFEQDYQRKIQEEENPSTVQRGVGDTLAILRTELKSQKKHVRNLKKKSLWSRILEEVMEKLVDVVHFLHLEIHEAFGGADSDKPANDPPINHKKLGSAGLALHYANIITQIDTLVSRSSTMPSSTRDALYQGLPPSIKSALRSRIQSFQVKEELTVPQIKAEMEKTLQWLVPVATNTTKAHHGFGWVGEWASSGSDVNQRPAGQSILRIDTLHHADKEKTEAYILDLVVWLHHLVTQVRATTGFGLRSPVKSPIRSPNQKTIQLSSGSHNNLSMGSPLLTMEDQEMLRDVSKRRKTPGISKSQEFQTVAKARLCKHHRLSKSSSHSPMMGEMMKSKKDAFAMRRPSSVPIIDFEIDRMKALDVIDRVDTIRSL, from the exons ATGGGTGGGCTTTGCTCTAGGAGTTCCTCTGTAAATAACGCTCCTGCTGGAACCTTTCCACATGCTAATGGTCATCTCAACAATGGCTCTGCTGGTGATCTCAGACACAAAGATGGTGGTGATCCTTCTCCGGTGAGGGAGGAGGACACTGTTGTTGACAAGCCCTCATCAGAATCGTTTTCGTTTCCCACTCTCAACATATCTTCTCTCGGAACTCATCCTCAGAATATTGAGGACGGTATTCCCCGTTTATCAAGAGACCTATCTCAGAAATCAAGATCCACTAAGTCTAGGCAAGCTGCTGTGGCAAAG GTTTCCGAAGTAAGCTCACTGTTAGGCAGGGCTGGCACTATGGGACTTGGTAAAGCTGTGGATGTATTGGACACACTTGGGAGTAGCATGACGAACCTGAATCTAAATGCTGGTTTTTCTTCTGCCACCACCATTAAAGGGAATAAGATCTCAATCTTGTCCTTCGAAGTTGCTAACACCATTGTTAAAGGCGCCAATCTTATGCATTCTCTGTCTAAAGATAGCATCACACATTTGAAAGAGGCTGTGTTGCCTTCACAAGGTGTGCAAAACCTAATCTCTAAGGATATGGATGAACTCTTGAGGATTGCTGCTGCTGATAAAAG AGAAGAGTTGAAGATTTTTTCTGGAGAGGTGGTGCGTTTTGGGAATCGTTGCAAGGACCCTCAGTACCACAACCTGGATCGCTTCTTTGACAG GTTGGGCTCTGAATTTACTCCCCAGAAACAATTGAAACAGGAAGCAGAAACCATAATGCACCAGCTGATGACTTTTGTTCATTTCACAGCT GACTTGTATCATGAACTCCATGCGCTGGATAGGTTTGAACAAGACTACCAACGTAAGATCCAGGAAGAAGAGAACCCAAGCACAGTACAACGAG GTGTGGGAGATACCCTAGCTATCTTGAGAACTGAATTAAAGAGTCAGAAGAAGCATGTAAGAAACCTAAAGAAAAAATCTCTTTGGTCTAGGATCTTAGAAGAG GTGATGGAGAAACTAGTGGACGTTGTCCATTTCTTGCATTTGGAGATTCACGAAGCCTTTGGTGGTGCAG ATTCTGATAAGCCTGCAAATGACCCACCAATCAATCATAAAAAGTTGGGCTCTGCAGGTCTTGCCTTACATTACGCAAACATCATAACTCAAATTGATACTCTT GTGTCCCGGTCTAGCACTATGCCTTCGAGCACAAGAGATGCTTTGTACCAAGGTTTACCCCCAAGTATAAAATCTGCTTTACGCTCCAGAATACAGTCCTTCCAGGTTAAGGAAGAG CTCACTGTTCCTCAAATAAAAGCCGAAATGGAAAAAACGTTGCAGTGGCTTGTTCCTGTTGCTACAAACACAACCAA AGCGCACCATGGGTTTGGATGGGTTGGGGAATGGGCAAGTTCCGG GTCAGATGTGAACCAGAGACCAGCAGGTCAGAGCATACTAAGGATAGATACACTTCACCATGCAGATAAAGAAAAAACTGAGGCTTACATATTAGACCTGGTGGTATGGCTGCATCATCTGGTTACCCAAGTGAGGGCAACTACTGGTTTTGGGCTAAGATCTCCGGTGAAGTCTCCAATCAGATCACCTAACCAGAAAACAATCCAGCTCTCGAGTGGTTCACACAACAACCTAAGTATGGGGTCTCCGTTGCTGACGATGGAGGATCAAGAGATGCTTAGAGACGTGAGCAAGAGAAGGAAAACGCCAGGAATCAGCAAGAGCCAAGAGTTTCAGACGGTGGCTAAAGCAAGGCTGTGTAAGCATCACAGGCTGAGCAAAAGCAGTAGTCACTCGCCGATGATGGgggagatgatgaagagtaaGAAGGATGCATTCGCAATGAGAAGGCCTTCATCTGTGCCAATCATTGACTTTGAGATAGATCGCATGAAAGCCCTGGATGTGATTGATCGTGTGGACACCATTCGGAGCTTGTAG
- the LOC106345603 gene encoding embryogenesis-associated protein EMB8 isoform X4, producing the protein MDDPMPSPYALLFEALWLIPIRHYLYALILIWTVFFYKFVEFHFLGEYFRGRVNLIYNPDSPIYHGVVSRCRTLHSRYVATPWLASPHLQTCFLNFHGLPPVFTYTRKLFRASDGGTIALDWLTNSHVVDGDPHNQKEISKEDTTPIAVVIPGLTSDSSSAYLKHLAYNTAKSGWNVVVSNHRGLGGVSVTSDCFYNAGWTEDVRVVLDHLQHEFPMAPLFAIGTSIGANILVKYLGEEGEKTPLRGAVAICSPWDLLIGDRFISRKFKQRLYDRALTIGLQGYAQLHEPQYTRLANWEGIKKSRSIRDFDNHATCHVGKFETVDTFYRKSSSTQYVGNVAVPLLCISALDDPLCTKEAIPWEECRANKNIVLATTNHGGHLAFFEGLTASSLWWVRATNEFLGALSCSRYMHIQKFNLVQIQESGSSGSGKQDETSINQGPYLNIAEDGLVAAANLEENTTRSKEATLVLNQRGPKVKDKRSFNVLCRQTKRSIWLLGYIGMVTGFPLVGMLMNYLFRKKQRPITASKS; encoded by the exons ATGGACGATCCGATGCCTTCTCCATACGCTCTTCTCTTTGAAGCTCTCTGGCTCATCCCAATTCGTCACTATCTCTACGCTCTCATCCTCATCTGGACCGTATTCTTCTACAAATTCGTGGAGTTCCATTTCCTTGGTGAGTATTTCAGAGGTCGAGTGAATCTCATCTACAACCCAGATTCTCCTATTTACCACGGTGTTGTCTCTCGCTGCCGGACTCTTCACAGCCG GTATGTGGCGACACCATGGCTAGCGAGTCCTCATCTTCAGACTTGTTTCCTTAATTTCCATGGATTGCCTCCCGTTTTCACCTACACAAG AAAGCTCTTTCGTGCTTCTGATGGTGGAACCATTGCTCTGGATTGGCTTACCAACTCCCATg TTGTTGATGGGGATCCTCACAATCAGAAGGAAATCAGTAAAGAAGACACAACTCCCATTGCTGTTGTTATTCCGGGACTAACTAGTGATTCTTCTTCTGCA TATCTAAAGCACCTTGCCTATAACACTGCAAAATCCGGTTGGAATGTTGTTGTTAGCAACCATAGAGGATTGGGTGGTGTTTCTGTCACT TCCGATTGCTTCTATAATGCTGGATGGACAGAGGATGTACGGGTAGTTCTTGATCATCTTCAACACGAGTTCCCTATGGCTCCTCTCTTTGCTATTGGAACTAGCATTGGCGCTAACATTCTG GTGAAATACCTTGGGGAAGAGGGTGAGAAGACTCCTCTGAGAGGCGCTGTTGCTATTTGCTCTCCATGGGACCTCTTG ATTGGTGACAGGTTTATCTCCCGAAAATTCAAACAAAGGTTGTACGACAGAGCTCTAACCATCGGACTTCAAGGTTATGCCCAATT ACATGAACCTCAGTATACACGGCTTGCTAATTGGGAAGGCATAAAAAAG TCACGTTCCATCCGAGATTTTGACAATCATGCTACATGTCATGTCGGCAAATTTGAG ACTGTGGATACGTTTTACCGAAAATCTAGCAGTACCCAATACGTAGGAAATGTGGCGGTGCCGCTACTCTGTATCAGTGCTCTAGATGATCCCTTATGCACAAAGGAAGCTATCCCTTGGGAAGAATGCCG GGCAAACAAAAACATCGTCTTGGCGACAACAAATCACGGGGGACATCTAGCGTTTTTCGAAGGATTAACTGCATCTAGCTTGTG GTGGGTTCGAGCCACCAACGAGTTTCTTGGCGCCCTTAGCTGCAGTCGTTATATGCATATTCAGAAA TTCAATCTTGTGCAGATTCAAGAGAGTGGAAGCTCAGGATCGGGAAAGCAGGATGAGACTTCGATAAACCAAGGCCCGTATCTAAACATTGCAGAAGACGGGTTGGTGGCAGCAGCCAACTTGGAGGAAAACACCACACGGTCAAAAGAAGCAACACTAGTATTGAACCAGAGAGGACCAAAGGTTAAAGATAAGAGAAGCTTTAACGTGTTGTGCCGCCAGACAAAACGGTCCATATGGTTGCTTGGTTACATAGGCATGGTAACAGGTTTCCCTTTAGTTGGGATGCTCATGAACTACCTCTTTCGTAAGAAGCAACGACCCATAACTGCCTCCAAATCCTGA
- the LOC106345603 gene encoding embryogenesis-associated protein EMB8 isoform X5 — MDDPMPSPYALLFEALWLIPIRHYLYALILIWTVFFYKFVEFHFLGEYFRGRVNLIYNPDSPIYHGVVSRCRTLHSRYVATPWLASPHLQTCFLNFHGLPPVFTYTRKLFRASDGGTIALDWLTNSHVVDGDPHNQKEISKEDTTPIAVVIPGLTSDSSSAYLKHLAYNTAKSGWNVVVSNHRGLGGVSVTSDCFYNAGWTEDVRVVLDHLQHEFPMAPLFAIGTSIGANILVKYLGEEGEKTPLRGAVAICSPWDLLIGDRFISRKFKQRLYDRALTIGLQGYAQLHEPQYTRLANWEGIKKSRSIRDFDNHATCHVGKFETVDTFYRKSSSTQYVGNVAVPLLCISALDDPLCTKEAIPWEECRANKNIVLATTNHGGHLAFFEGLTASSLWWVRATNEFLGALSCSRYMHIQKIQESGSSGSGKQDETSINQGPYLNIAEDGLVAAANLEENTTRSKEATLVLNQRGPKVKDKRSFNVLCRQTKRSIWLLGYIGMVTGFPLVGMLMNYLFRKKQRPITASKS, encoded by the exons ATGGACGATCCGATGCCTTCTCCATACGCTCTTCTCTTTGAAGCTCTCTGGCTCATCCCAATTCGTCACTATCTCTACGCTCTCATCCTCATCTGGACCGTATTCTTCTACAAATTCGTGGAGTTCCATTTCCTTGGTGAGTATTTCAGAGGTCGAGTGAATCTCATCTACAACCCAGATTCTCCTATTTACCACGGTGTTGTCTCTCGCTGCCGGACTCTTCACAGCCG GTATGTGGCGACACCATGGCTAGCGAGTCCTCATCTTCAGACTTGTTTCCTTAATTTCCATGGATTGCCTCCCGTTTTCACCTACACAAG AAAGCTCTTTCGTGCTTCTGATGGTGGAACCATTGCTCTGGATTGGCTTACCAACTCCCATg TTGTTGATGGGGATCCTCACAATCAGAAGGAAATCAGTAAAGAAGACACAACTCCCATTGCTGTTGTTATTCCGGGACTAACTAGTGATTCTTCTTCTGCA TATCTAAAGCACCTTGCCTATAACACTGCAAAATCCGGTTGGAATGTTGTTGTTAGCAACCATAGAGGATTGGGTGGTGTTTCTGTCACT TCCGATTGCTTCTATAATGCTGGATGGACAGAGGATGTACGGGTAGTTCTTGATCATCTTCAACACGAGTTCCCTATGGCTCCTCTCTTTGCTATTGGAACTAGCATTGGCGCTAACATTCTG GTGAAATACCTTGGGGAAGAGGGTGAGAAGACTCCTCTGAGAGGCGCTGTTGCTATTTGCTCTCCATGGGACCTCTTG ATTGGTGACAGGTTTATCTCCCGAAAATTCAAACAAAGGTTGTACGACAGAGCTCTAACCATCGGACTTCAAGGTTATGCCCAATT ACATGAACCTCAGTATACACGGCTTGCTAATTGGGAAGGCATAAAAAAG TCACGTTCCATCCGAGATTTTGACAATCATGCTACATGTCATGTCGGCAAATTTGAG ACTGTGGATACGTTTTACCGAAAATCTAGCAGTACCCAATACGTAGGAAATGTGGCGGTGCCGCTACTCTGTATCAGTGCTCTAGATGATCCCTTATGCACAAAGGAAGCTATCCCTTGGGAAGAATGCCG GGCAAACAAAAACATCGTCTTGGCGACAACAAATCACGGGGGACATCTAGCGTTTTTCGAAGGATTAACTGCATCTAGCTTGTG GTGGGTTCGAGCCACCAACGAGTTTCTTGGCGCCCTTAGCTGCAGTCGTTATATGCATATTCAGAAA ATTCAAGAGAGTGGAAGCTCAGGATCGGGAAAGCAGGATGAGACTTCGATAAACCAAGGCCCGTATCTAAACATTGCAGAAGACGGGTTGGTGGCAGCAGCCAACTTGGAGGAAAACACCACACGGTCAAAAGAAGCAACACTAGTATTGAACCAGAGAGGACCAAAGGTTAAAGATAAGAGAAGCTTTAACGTGTTGTGCCGCCAGACAAAACGGTCCATATGGTTGCTTGGTTACATAGGCATGGTAACAGGTTTCCCTTTAGTTGGGATGCTCATGAACTACCTCTTTCGTAAGAAGCAACGACCCATAACTGCCTCCAAATCCTGA
- the LOC106345603 gene encoding embryogenesis-associated protein EMB8 isoform X3, whose translation MDDPMPSPYALLFEALWLIPIRHYLYALILIWTVFFYKFVEFHFLGEYFRGRVNLIYNPDSPIYHGVVSRCRTLHSRYVATPWLASPHLQTCFLNFHGLPPVFTYTRKLFRASDGGTIALDWLTNSHVVDGDPHNQKEISKEDTTPIAVVIPGLTSDSSSAYLKHLAYNTAKSGWNVVVSNHRGLGGVSVTSDCFYNAGWTEDVRVVLDHLQHEFPMAPLFAIGTSIGANILVKYLGEEGEKTPLRGAVAICSPWDLLIGDRFISRKFKQRLYDRALTIGLQGYAQFFNCRHEPQYTRLANWEGIKKSRSIRDFDNHATCHVGKFETVDTFYRKSSSTQYVGNVAVPLLCISALDDPLCTKEAIPWEECRANKNIVLATTNHGGHLAFFEGLTASSLWWVRATNEFLGALSCSRYMHIQKFNLVQIQESGSSGSGKQDETSINQGPYLNIAEDGLVAAANLEENTTRSKEATLVLNQRGPKVKDKRSFNVLCRQTKRSIWLLGYIGMVTGFPLVGMLMNYLFRKKQRPITASKS comes from the exons ATGGACGATCCGATGCCTTCTCCATACGCTCTTCTCTTTGAAGCTCTCTGGCTCATCCCAATTCGTCACTATCTCTACGCTCTCATCCTCATCTGGACCGTATTCTTCTACAAATTCGTGGAGTTCCATTTCCTTGGTGAGTATTTCAGAGGTCGAGTGAATCTCATCTACAACCCAGATTCTCCTATTTACCACGGTGTTGTCTCTCGCTGCCGGACTCTTCACAGCCG GTATGTGGCGACACCATGGCTAGCGAGTCCTCATCTTCAGACTTGTTTCCTTAATTTCCATGGATTGCCTCCCGTTTTCACCTACACAAG AAAGCTCTTTCGTGCTTCTGATGGTGGAACCATTGCTCTGGATTGGCTTACCAACTCCCATg TTGTTGATGGGGATCCTCACAATCAGAAGGAAATCAGTAAAGAAGACACAACTCCCATTGCTGTTGTTATTCCGGGACTAACTAGTGATTCTTCTTCTGCA TATCTAAAGCACCTTGCCTATAACACTGCAAAATCCGGTTGGAATGTTGTTGTTAGCAACCATAGAGGATTGGGTGGTGTTTCTGTCACT TCCGATTGCTTCTATAATGCTGGATGGACAGAGGATGTACGGGTAGTTCTTGATCATCTTCAACACGAGTTCCCTATGGCTCCTCTCTTTGCTATTGGAACTAGCATTGGCGCTAACATTCTG GTGAAATACCTTGGGGAAGAGGGTGAGAAGACTCCTCTGAGAGGCGCTGTTGCTATTTGCTCTCCATGGGACCTCTTG ATTGGTGACAGGTTTATCTCCCGAAAATTCAAACAAAGGTTGTACGACAGAGCTCTAACCATCGGACTTCAAGGTTATGCCCAATT TTTCAATTGCAGACATGAACCTCAGTATACACGGCTTGCTAATTGGGAAGGCATAAAAAAG TCACGTTCCATCCGAGATTTTGACAATCATGCTACATGTCATGTCGGCAAATTTGAG ACTGTGGATACGTTTTACCGAAAATCTAGCAGTACCCAATACGTAGGAAATGTGGCGGTGCCGCTACTCTGTATCAGTGCTCTAGATGATCCCTTATGCACAAAGGAAGCTATCCCTTGGGAAGAATGCCG GGCAAACAAAAACATCGTCTTGGCGACAACAAATCACGGGGGACATCTAGCGTTTTTCGAAGGATTAACTGCATCTAGCTTGTG GTGGGTTCGAGCCACCAACGAGTTTCTTGGCGCCCTTAGCTGCAGTCGTTATATGCATATTCAGAAA TTCAATCTTGTGCAGATTCAAGAGAGTGGAAGCTCAGGATCGGGAAAGCAGGATGAGACTTCGATAAACCAAGGCCCGTATCTAAACATTGCAGAAGACGGGTTGGTGGCAGCAGCCAACTTGGAGGAAAACACCACACGGTCAAAAGAAGCAACACTAGTATTGAACCAGAGAGGACCAAAGGTTAAAGATAAGAGAAGCTTTAACGTGTTGTGCCGCCAGACAAAACGGTCCATATGGTTGCTTGGTTACATAGGCATGGTAACAGGTTTCCCTTTAGTTGGGATGCTCATGAACTACCTCTTTCGTAAGAAGCAACGACCCATAACTGCCTCCAAATCCTGA